One Algoriphagus sp. Y33 genomic window, TCAGATACATAGCTTTAATAGGCATCCCCCCTTCTTTCGCATCGAACAATGCCGTGCGAAAAACCTCGAATTTCTCCGAAAGTCTTGAAATCACCTTGGAGTATTGAGAAATCTCCCGCTCCAACTGAATAGAATCAATGCCTCTATTATGCTCCTGATAAGACTCAATAGCTTCGATTTGAGCTTTTACCTTGCGGAAAAGCACTTTTTGATCTACCCGAAAATCATGCACCAAACCTAGAAAATCACCAAAACCGGCCAATGTCATCCGCTCAACGACCACATCCAAAGCTGCTCTCTTTTGAGAAACCACCAGCACTTTTTTGCCTCTTGAGCAATAGTCAGAAACTAAATTTGCGATCAACTGAGACTTACCCGTTCCAGGAGGTCCTTCCACCACTAAACTTCTTCCCTGCCGGACTTTCATCAAGACATTTTCCTGGGAAGCATCCAAAGGAAACGCCGGAAAAAGCTGTTCTTCTCTAAGTAAGGGCTGGTTTTCATCAGCCGCAAAGTGCTTGGTGAACAACTCCTCCAAGCCTATTTCACCAAACCCGCTTTCCAGTTTTTCATAGTCCGCAAAGAGATAATTACCCTTTTGGGCAAATTGGCCTAACAGGGCATAGTTTTTCAACGCCAGCTTTCCATCTTGAAATTTGCCTGAATCCACACTCACTTGCGAAACAGGGAAGGTTATCAACTGATCTTCAAATAGCGAAGAACTTAGCTGAATGGAAAAATTGTCATGGAGAATCTTGGAAAACTCAGTTCTAAACGTTGTGGCGTCAGTCGACAGCCCCCGCACTGACTCATTCAAAAAATCCGTATCCAAGGATTTCCCATAGCCATGACTGTAAGCCAAGAGAAAAGCCGGATTCCATTGCCATTCATCCAGTTTCACAAGAATCCATTGCCCATTATCGAGCTGAACATCAACACTCAAAAGTAACAATGGGGCTCTAAGAACATACCCGTTGATTAATTTCCCTTCCACGAAGGGCCATCCCAGAAATAAAGATCGCTCGCCCGTTTCCTCCTTTGTCAGTTGATCCCGAAAAGAAAGTCTTGAAAATATCTTTGAATATGTATTAACGCCGGCAAGCCTAGGATCAGATTCGGGAATTAAAGGAAATGCTTTTTTTGAGGAAATAACCTTTCTTATGATCTCAAAGCTATTTTCTCCATTCAAAAAATCCAACTCTTTCAGATCTACAACCCCAAATCCCTCAGTATTAGGCAAATAAAGTGACCTGTTTTTGGAAGACAGGTCTACCAATCGATTCCGGTAAGTCTGAAAAATCGATTCAGGCATTTAATGGAAAGGTGAGTCTTTTTCCTTAGCCATCTGATTATAGACAATATGGTCCAACCTACCCGGCATCCATTTATTCAAAAACACCAGTAATTTACCTTGGGTAGTCAGCACCAAATCACGTTTTCTTTTTAAAGTTGCCATCAAAATCTCTTCGGCAACTTCATCCGAGCTCATCATTTTTGATTCATCCCGGGGAGATTCTCCCTGAGAAGAACCATGTGCAGTAAGTGCATTCTTTCGAATATTTGAGGCTGTAAATCCGGGACAAGCCACCAATACATGTACTCCTTTTTTCATCACCTCAGTCCGTAATGATTCAAAAAATCCGTTCATGGCATATTTACTGGCCGTATAGGCCGTTCTGGCGGGTGTCCCACGAAAACCGTTGATGGAAGAAATCCCTATTACCGTACCTTTATTTTCAACAATTGAGGGAAGACAAAACTTAGTGGCATAGACTGTGCCCCAGAAGTTTGTATCCATCACCTTATGAAAGACTTCGAAATCAAGATTTTCAAACAGTGCACGCATCGAAATCCCCGCATTGTTTATTAAGATATCTATTTTGCCGAATTCCGCAATAACCGTTTCAGCCATTCGCTTATTGTCATCCACCACACTTGCATCGGCCAAAACCGCAAAAACAGCTATCCCCTCCGCTTCCAATTTTGCCTTGCTGGCATCCAATTTCTCCTGATTTCTACCTGTAATAACGATTCTAGCGCCTGTTTTTCCAAAAACTCTGGCACAGGACTCTCCTATTCCCGAGGTGGCTCCTGTGACAATAACTACTTTATCTTTAAGACTATCTTGTTTCATTGATGATTCAAAGATACTGAATTTGTGATTTTTAAATTTCAAGTTCGGGTTTAGAAGAGCATCTAAATTGATTCATCCAATATCCCAATCAATTAGTAACATCCCTACTGGACCAACTTTTAACCAAAATTTCAATTTTTAAGTTTTCCTATTCAGAACTTTTTATAAGGTATAGCTCATTGTACGAGGGATATAAAGACCAAGTTGGACAAGGATTTCCACATAAAGAGTTTTTCTCCCGTTTGTGTATATATCGCTGAAAACCCTCTAAATGAGATTAGCTGTCATAATAGAAAGGACAGCTATTCATCCAACTAACAGAATAACCGCTCCATTTTTCTCCCTAATTCTCCTTCTAGTAAACCTCCTCGTCTTTTTTTTCTAATTTTGCGCCCATGTCGCGAAAAATGAAGAACAAGGTGATCACCAACCTACTTATCGAGCGGATTGCCTCGGAGGGTAAATGTCTGGGACATCATGAGGAAAAAGTGGTTTTTGTAACGGGAGTTGCTCCGGGAGATGTGGTAGATGTACGGATTACGAAAGGAAAAAACTCTTTCATGGAAGGGGAACCCGTCAATTTCCACGAGTATTCCAAAGAAAGAATCGATCCATTTTGCTCGCATTTCGGCACATGTGGCGGTTGTAAGTGGCAGCACATCAATTACGACCTGCAGAAAACCTACAAACGCCAGCAGGTTGTAGACCAGTTTCAGCGGATTGCGAAAGTGGACATTCCCGAAGTATGGCCGACGCTGGGTTCAGAAAAAACCCGCTATTACAGAAACAAACTTGACTTCACTTTTTCCAATAAAAAATGGCTGACTCTTGATCAAATCCGCTCGGGAGAGGATTTTGACAGAAACGCCCTGGGATTTCATATTCCGAAGATGTTTGACAAAATCATCGATGTGGATCATTGCTATCTGCAGGGAAGCATATCAAATGAGGTCAGAAATGAACTTAGAGCATTTGCCTTGACTAGGCAACTAAGCTTTTATGACATTAGAAATCAAACAGGCCTGCTTCGGAATCTGATTATCCGCACCACCAGCACCGGTCAAGCTATGGTGATTGTACAGTTTGGAGAAAATGATCCTGAGGGAATTCAGATGGTGATGCGGCATTTGAATGCAAAATTCCCTGAAATCACCTCTCTTCTCTATGTCATCAATACCAAAGGAAATGAAACTTTCCATGACCTAGAACTGGTCACTTTCTCGGGACAGTCCTATATAGAAGAGGAAATGGAAGGATTGAAATTCCGGATCGGCCCAAAATCCTTCTATCAGACCAATTCGGAGCAGGCTTACGAGCTATATAAAGTTGCCCGTGACTTTGCCGATCTGCAAGGCAATGAGGTCGTATACGATCTCTATACCGGCACCGGCACAATCGCCAACTTCGTAGCCAAACAGGCCAAGCAAGTAATCGGAATTGAGTACGTAGCGGCTGCCATAGAAGATGCAAAGCTTAATTCGGAAATCAACGGATTGGACAATACGCTCTTCTACGCGGGGGATATGAAAGACATGCTAAACGATGAGTTCATCGCAAATCATGCCGCACCGGATTTGATTATTACCGACCCTCCGCGTGCCGGAATGGATGAAAAAGTAGTACAGATGCTTCTAAGACTGAATGCGCCAAAAATAGTGTATGTATCCTGCAATCCCGCCACTCAGGCCCGGGATGTGGCACTTCTAAGCGAAAAATATAAAGTGGAAAAAGTGCAGCCCGTGGATATGTTTCCACAAACCTACCATGTAGAAAATGTCGTACTCTTAACTTTAAAATCATGATTTCAGATTTCAACGATCCCGAACTGAGTGGAAAATACCTGGGTACAATTACCAGTGATTTTATAAAGATCTCAGATGCGCTTAAAGAAGCTTCCTATCAGATCAGAACACGGAAATTCTCAGATTACCCGATTTTCCCTATCTCGAAAGAAATGCAGCCTATAGGTAAAATCTTTGTCGGAAAAGAGGAGAAAGGACTGGACTGGAATTACTTCATGACCTATGTAGATGAGTTTGTGCAGCGAAAATTAATCGCTGAGGAAGCGTTGCCTGAATTCGAAAAATCCTACAAAGACCCTGATGAATTTTGCTGCCTTTTTGTGATGGACGGAGCATTTACCAGCTTTGTGTATATCCCTTATCCCAATGATTAATTCATGTACGGACATCAAAAAAAGCTTTACCCTTAACTTGGGTAAAGCTTTTTTTGATTAAGGTAGTACGCTTTATAAAGCTGAAAGCTTCTGTGAGTTTCTTCGCTCAAAGAAGAGAGATCTTAAGCATTCGCAATTATTGCCAAGCCGCCGTTCGTGTCATCACGGGCTACCCTCAGCCACCTTTTTCCAGTGAGTGAGATCCACCTATTGATAGGTAGGTACCCGCACTTTCAATGGGAAATCTACTTTCTTCCTGAAAGCAGCAGGAACTCAATCAACTATTCATCAATTCCTCGATCTCCTCAGCTTCAACAGGGATATTTCGCATCAGATCAAAATAGCCTTTCCCTTCCTGAATCACAATATTATTTTCCAATCTGACTCCCAGACCCTCTTCTGGAATATAGATCCCCGGCTCCACGGTAAATACCATCCCCGGCTTGATCGGTCCATGCATCGTGCCTACATCATGTACATCCAATCCCAGATGATGGGAAGTACCGTGCATAAAGTACTTTTTGTATGCGGGCCAAGCCGGATCCTGATTTTTGATATCTGTCTGGTCTATCAATCCCAACCCAACCAATTCACTTTGCATGATCAATCCCACTTCCTTGTGATAGTCTTGAATAGTTGTTCCAATGATCAAAATGCGTGAAGCCTCCTTTTGCACCCGCAATACAGCATCATAAACGGCCCGCTGTCTCTCCGTAAACCTACCGCTCACCGGAATGGTACGGGTCATATCCGCATTGTAATTTCCATACTCTGCCCCCACATCCATCAGAAGCATTTCACCTGCCAGACATTCCTTATGATTTTCGATGTAATGGAGAACACAGGCAGATGCACCGGAAGCGATAATGGGCTCATAGGCAAATCCTTTGCTACGGTTTCTTACAAACTCGTGCAGGTATTCAGCTTCGATTTCATATTCGGTGACCCCGGGTTTTACAAAAGAAAGAATTCTTCTAAACCCTTTCTCTGTAATATTACATGCAGTCTGCAACTGATCAATTTCCTCCTTTTCCTTTACTCCTCTTAACTTATGCATGATAGGAGCTGAACGGTGGTAAGTATGTAGCGGAAAGCGCTTTTTGCACTCTTTGATAAATCGTGCATCCTTGGTTTCTACTACTACACCGGCACGCAAATGCTCATTGGTATTCAGGTAGATATTGCAGCAAAGTGCCATTACTGTATTGAAGACCTGGTCAAAATTCGCCAGCCACTGAATATTTTTGATGCCGGAAGTGGCCTCGGCTTCTTCCTTGGTGTATTTATGCCCTTCCCAAATTGCAATATGCTCGTTGGTTTCCCTGAGAAAAAGAATTTCCCGCATGTGTGGATTAGGGCAG contains:
- a CDS encoding SDR family oxidoreductase is translated as MKQDSLKDKVVIVTGATSGIGESCARVFGKTGARIVITGRNQEKLDASKAKLEAEGIAVFAVLADASVVDDNKRMAETVIAEFGKIDILINNAGISMRALFENLDFEVFHKVMDTNFWGTVYATKFCLPSIVENKGTVIGISSINGFRGTPARTAYTASKYAMNGFFESLRTEVMKKGVHVLVACPGFTASNIRKNALTAHGSSQGESPRDESKMMSSDEVAEEILMATLKRKRDLVLTTQGKLLVFLNKWMPGRLDHIVYNQMAKEKDSPFH
- the rlmD gene encoding 23S rRNA (uracil(1939)-C(5))-methyltransferase RlmD, whose amino-acid sequence is MSRKMKNKVITNLLIERIASEGKCLGHHEEKVVFVTGVAPGDVVDVRITKGKNSFMEGEPVNFHEYSKERIDPFCSHFGTCGGCKWQHINYDLQKTYKRQQVVDQFQRIAKVDIPEVWPTLGSEKTRYYRNKLDFTFSNKKWLTLDQIRSGEDFDRNALGFHIPKMFDKIIDVDHCYLQGSISNEVRNELRAFALTRQLSFYDIRNQTGLLRNLIIRTTSTGQAMVIVQFGENDPEGIQMVMRHLNAKFPEITSLLYVINTKGNETFHDLELVTFSGQSYIEEEMEGLKFRIGPKSFYQTNSEQAYELYKVARDFADLQGNEVVYDLYTGTGTIANFVAKQAKQVIGIEYVAAAIEDAKLNSEINGLDNTLFYAGDMKDMLNDEFIANHAAPDLIITDPPRAGMDEKVVQMLLRLNAPKIVYVSCNPATQARDVALLSEKYKVEKVQPVDMFPQTYHVENVVLLTLKS
- a CDS encoding aminopeptidase P family protein, with the translated sequence MKYQPLSSSLYIKNREKFCYKLAEGSVAVFHSNDIMPTNADGTMRFRQNNDLFYLTGIDQEETILLVAPDCPNPHMREILFLRETNEHIAIWEGHKYTKEEAEATSGIKNIQWLANFDQVFNTVMALCCNIYLNTNEHLRAGVVVETKDARFIKECKKRFPLHTYHRSAPIMHKLRGVKEKEEIDQLQTACNITEKGFRRILSFVKPGVTEYEIEAEYLHEFVRNRSKGFAYEPIIASGASACVLHYIENHKECLAGEMLLMDVGAEYGNYNADMTRTIPVSGRFTERQRAVYDAVLRVQKEASRILIIGTTIQDYHKEVGLIMQSELVGLGLIDQTDIKNQDPAWPAYKKYFMHGTSHHLGLDVHDVGTMHGPIKPGMVFTVEPGIYIPEEGLGVRLENNIVIQEGKGYFDLMRNIPVEAEEIEELMNS